One Halobacterium zhouii genomic region harbors:
- a CDS encoding carboxylate--amine ligase has product MTFLEFDALRDALADADFDRPPAFVANAHITGLSVARALDAHDVPVVALDRSGDGAAPPSDAVDFAGRVAYPLDDRERFRENVETLAAELDHDPVAFGCMDEWALAFAETEPEGVRLPFADSDVLDAVLDKSSLYRTCEELGVPYPETHRLSEVDADEAADELGFPLVVKPARKREFEEAVGTNVIEVADREEYHDVVEMARETGIEIMAQEKVPVARGEDCSLASYVPEDGAPLAVVGNARVRAPLGYGTSCLVERVERPTVEDRALSVIEETGYHGISEAEFVYDRERDDYVLLDVNTRPWKWISMPVAAGANLPMAAYADATGADYEAGPITDARWCSLEDYLPLLANDELADVLSAADWRALASGDFERSGDLTTAVYRPSDPAPIAHRLDVEFGGRDYYCSC; this is encoded by the coding sequence GTGACCTTCCTGGAGTTCGACGCGCTCCGCGACGCGCTCGCGGACGCCGACTTCGACCGACCGCCGGCGTTCGTCGCGAACGCCCACATCACCGGGCTGTCTGTGGCTCGCGCCCTCGACGCCCACGACGTGCCAGTCGTCGCGCTGGACCGCTCGGGCGACGGCGCCGCACCGCCGTCGGACGCGGTCGACTTCGCGGGCCGCGTCGCGTACCCGCTGGACGACCGCGAGCGGTTCCGCGAGAACGTCGAAACGCTCGCGGCGGAACTCGACCACGACCCCGTCGCGTTCGGCTGCATGGACGAGTGGGCGCTCGCGTTCGCCGAGACCGAACCCGAGGGCGTTCGCCTGCCGTTCGCGGACAGTGACGTACTCGACGCGGTGCTCGACAAGAGTTCGCTCTACCGGACCTGCGAGGAACTCGGCGTTCCCTACCCCGAAACTCACCGGCTCTCCGAGGTCGATGCTGACGAGGCCGCCGACGAACTCGGCTTCCCGCTGGTCGTCAAACCCGCTCGCAAGCGGGAGTTCGAGGAAGCCGTCGGCACGAACGTCATCGAGGTGGCGGACCGCGAGGAGTACCACGACGTCGTCGAGATGGCGAGGGAGACGGGCATCGAAATCATGGCCCAGGAGAAAGTACCAGTCGCTCGCGGCGAGGACTGCTCGCTCGCGTCCTACGTCCCCGAGGACGGTGCCCCGCTGGCCGTCGTCGGGAACGCTCGCGTCCGCGCACCGCTCGGATACGGAACGTCGTGTCTCGTCGAGCGCGTCGAACGCCCGACGGTCGAGGACCGCGCCCTCTCGGTCATCGAGGAAACCGGCTACCACGGCATCAGCGAGGCCGAGTTCGTCTACGACCGCGAGCGCGACGACTACGTGCTCCTCGACGTGAACACGCGCCCCTGGAAGTGGATCTCCATGCCCGTCGCGGCCGGCGCGAACCTCCCGATGGCGGCGTACGCCGACGCCACCGGTGCCGACTACGAGGCCGGCCCCATCACCGACGCGCGCTGGTGTTCCCTCGAGGACTACCTCCCGTTGCTCGCGAACGACGAACTCGCGGACGTGCTCTCGGCCGCTGACTGGCGGGCGCTGGCGTCCGGCGACTTCGAGCGGAGCGGCGACCTCACGACGGCGGTCTACCGACCGAGCGACCCGGCGCCGATTGCCCACCGTCTGGACGTGGAGTTCGGTGGTCGGGACTACTACTGTTCCTGCTGA
- a CDS encoding 50S ribosomal protein L16 yields the protein MSENPASMYRKIDKPSYTRRDYVTGIPGSKIAQHNMGDLQADADDYPVQISLAPEEECQLRHGSLEAARLSANRHLIKELGEGNYKMTLRKFPHQIIRENKQATGAGADRVSDGMRQAFGVPVGTAARIWPDQQLFTAWCDVDQAEAVKEAFRRAYNKITPPCKINVERGEELLVR from the coding sequence ATGTCCGAGAACCCGGCCTCCATGTACCGGAAGATCGACAAGCCGTCGTACACCCGACGCGACTACGTTACGGGTATTCCGGGCTCGAAGATCGCACAGCACAATATGGGCGACCTGCAGGCTGACGCCGACGACTACCCCGTCCAGATCAGCCTCGCTCCCGAGGAGGAGTGCCAGCTCCGCCACGGCTCGCTGGAGGCCGCGCGCCTCTCCGCGAACCGCCACCTCATCAAGGAACTCGGCGAGGGCAACTACAAGATGACCCTCCGCAAGTTCCCCCACCAGATAATCCGGGAGAACAAGCAGGCGACCGGCGCTGGCGCAGACCGTGTTTCCGACGGGATGCGACAGGCGTTCGGCGTCCCGGTCGGCACCGCCGCTCGCATCTGGCCGGACCAGCAGCTGTTCACCGCGTGGTGTGACGTCGACCAGGCCGAAGCCGTCAAGGAGGCCTTCCGACGCGCGTACAACAAGATCACGCCGCCGTGCAAGATCAACGTCGAGCGCGGCGAGGAACTGCTCGTTCGGTAA
- a CDS encoding ATP-grasp domain-containing protein, with translation MLGLAVANDTETFQRMRDPLAERGVRAEHVSIRESVTPLDDPPFDPARFDAGFVYPGRLMEGGVVDAFLDVPWVNDRADVLRSRNKAGALATLDAAGVPVPDTVYVSNPADEDDVRAAFERFDAPVVVKPNSTTRGVGVTKVHDADSLSGVTDYLDLVHDYRATGDKSYLVQEYVADAADYRVMVLDGEVVGAVQRRAPEGWKHNVHRGADADAVDLPAELRELARDTAAALGVDLLGVDVLVTENRAVVNETNARPTIDDEAKYDADFYDRLAALVERTAENE, from the coding sequence ATGCTCGGACTGGCGGTCGCCAACGACACGGAGACGTTCCAGCGGATGCGCGACCCGCTCGCGGAGCGCGGCGTCCGGGCGGAACACGTCTCCATCCGGGAGTCCGTCACCCCGCTCGACGACCCGCCGTTCGACCCGGCGCGCTTCGACGCCGGATTCGTGTACCCTGGTCGACTGATGGAGGGCGGGGTCGTGGACGCGTTCCTGGACGTGCCGTGGGTGAACGACCGCGCGGACGTCCTGCGCTCGCGGAACAAGGCTGGCGCGCTCGCCACGCTCGACGCCGCTGGCGTCCCCGTGCCGGACACCGTCTACGTGTCGAATCCCGCCGACGAGGACGACGTGCGCGCGGCGTTCGAGCGCTTCGACGCGCCCGTGGTGGTGAAGCCGAACTCGACGACGCGCGGGGTCGGCGTGACGAAGGTCCACGACGCGGACTCGCTGTCCGGGGTGACGGACTACCTCGACCTCGTGCACGACTATCGCGCGACCGGTGACAAGTCCTACCTCGTCCAGGAGTACGTGGCGGACGCCGCGGACTACCGCGTGATGGTGCTCGACGGCGAGGTCGTGGGGGCGGTCCAGCGGCGCGCGCCCGAGGGCTGGAAACACAACGTCCACCGGGGCGCCGACGCGGACGCCGTCGACCTCCCCGCGGAGCTTCGGGAACTCGCGCGGGACACGGCCGCGGCGCTCGGCGTCGACCTCCTCGGCGTGGACGTCCTGGTCACCGAGAATCGCGCGGTGGTCAACGAGACGAACGCGCGCCCGACCATCGACGACGAAGCGAAGTACGACGCGGACTTCTACGACCGACTCGCGGCGCTGGTCGAGCGAACGGCGGAGAACGAATAG
- a CDS encoding Hsp20/alpha crystallin family protein codes for MRRDDRDDPFGDIFRELERMMEEMMGGAAAFDGDQSGFSSETHVDVHETDDEIRVIADLPGVQKGDISIQCDGDVVTISAQSDLREYDERIRLPGSVDARSGDASYNNGVLEVGFERVETSTNIDVE; via the coding sequence ATGAGACGCGACGACCGGGACGACCCGTTCGGTGATATCTTCCGCGAGCTCGAACGGATGATGGAGGAGATGATGGGGGGTGCGGCCGCGTTCGACGGCGATCAGTCCGGATTCTCCTCGGAGACACACGTCGACGTCCACGAGACCGACGACGAGATCCGCGTCATCGCGGACCTCCCAGGCGTACAGAAGGGTGACATCTCCATCCAGTGCGACGGCGACGTCGTCACCATCAGCGCGCAGTCCGACCTCCGCGAGTACGACGAACGCATCCGCCTGCCGGGCAGCGTCGACGCGCGCTCCGGCGACGCCAGCTACAACAACGGCGTCCTCGAGGTCGGCTTCGAGCGCGTGGAGACGTCCACGAACATCGACGTGGAGTAG
- a CDS encoding type II glyceraldehyde-3-phosphate dehydrogenase, translating to MIRVGINGYGTIGKRVADAVRDQPDMDVVGVAKTRPNYEAEQARRRGYDLYAAIEDRAHQFADAGLETAGLVDELVAQSDVVVDATPSGIGAQNRELYEEYDTPAIYQGGEDADVADVSFNARSNFEESIGADHVRVVSCNTTGLSRLLAPLREAYGVEKARATLVRRGGDPSQSDRGPINDILPDPISIPSHHGPDVNTIFPDLDIDTLGLKVPATLMHMHAVNVTLGEDVDASEVRDLLAEESRIAVLDEDLGIESTGELKEYAMDMGRPRGDLWENQLWGESVTTEGRDFYCFQAIHQESDVVPENVDAIRAITDSADAAESVATTNDALGI from the coding sequence ATGATTCGCGTCGGCATCAACGGCTACGGAACCATCGGCAAGCGGGTCGCGGACGCCGTACGCGACCAGCCGGACATGGACGTCGTCGGCGTCGCCAAGACCCGACCGAACTACGAGGCCGAGCAGGCCCGCAGGCGGGGGTACGACCTCTACGCCGCCATCGAGGACCGAGCCCACCAGTTCGCGGACGCAGGCCTCGAGACCGCGGGACTCGTCGACGAACTCGTCGCGCAGAGCGACGTCGTCGTGGACGCCACGCCCTCCGGCATCGGCGCGCAGAACCGCGAACTCTACGAGGAGTACGACACGCCCGCCATCTACCAGGGCGGCGAGGACGCGGACGTCGCGGACGTCTCGTTCAACGCGCGCTCGAACTTCGAGGAGAGCATCGGCGCGGACCACGTCCGCGTCGTCTCCTGTAACACCACGGGGCTCTCCCGTCTGCTCGCGCCGCTCCGCGAGGCGTACGGCGTGGAGAAGGCGCGCGCGACGCTGGTGCGCCGCGGTGGCGACCCGTCCCAGAGCGACCGCGGCCCGATCAACGACATCCTCCCGGACCCCATCTCGATTCCGAGCCACCACGGCCCGGACGTGAACACCATCTTCCCCGACCTCGACATCGACACGCTCGGGCTGAAGGTGCCCGCGACGCTGATGCACATGCACGCCGTGAACGTCACGCTCGGCGAGGACGTCGACGCGAGCGAGGTCCGAGACCTGCTCGCCGAGGAATCCCGGATCGCGGTCCTCGACGAGGACCTCGGCATCGAGAGCACGGGCGAACTCAAGGAGTACGCGATGGACATGGGCCGTCCGCGCGGTGACCTCTGGGAGAACCAGCTATGGGGGGAGTCCGTCACCACCGAGGGCCGGGACTTCTACTGCTTCCAGGCCATCCACCAGGAGTCCGACGTTGTCCCCGAGAACGTCGACGCGATCCGCGCCATCACGGACAGCGCGGACGCCGCCGAGAGCGTCGCCACGACGAACGACGCACTCGGCATCTGA
- a CDS encoding aminopeptidase, giving the protein MADLRSAAETAIEQCLGVEAGESCAVVTDDKRQPIGEALYEVASEVTEDVTIIRYPPGDQHGEEPPAPVAAAMADSDVFVAPTTKSISHTRARGEANEAGARGATLPGITEEVFTTGLDADYETIREHCEDVLAQVEDAEEIQVTTPAGTDITFEPGEREWRDDTGIVHDPGAFSNLPAGEVFVSPENANGTFVVDGTMMPHELLDEGQELRFEVEDGFVTSISDDDVREQVETASEEVGQDAYNLAELGIGTNVAVTDLVGSVLLDEKAAGTVHIAIGDDAGIGGDTDAPLHLDGIIREPTVYADGEEIDLPQA; this is encoded by the coding sequence ATGGCCGACCTACGGAGCGCGGCGGAGACGGCAATCGAGCAGTGCCTCGGCGTCGAGGCGGGGGAGTCCTGTGCGGTCGTGACCGACGACAAGCGCCAGCCAATCGGCGAGGCGCTGTACGAGGTGGCGAGCGAGGTCACCGAGGACGTCACCATCATCCGGTATCCGCCGGGCGACCAGCACGGCGAGGAGCCACCGGCGCCGGTGGCGGCCGCGATGGCGGACTCAGACGTGTTCGTCGCGCCGACGACGAAGAGCATCAGTCACACTCGCGCCCGCGGAGAGGCCAACGAGGCCGGCGCGCGTGGCGCGACGCTCCCGGGCATCACCGAGGAGGTGTTCACGACGGGTCTCGACGCGGACTACGAGACCATCCGCGAGCACTGCGAGGACGTGCTCGCGCAGGTCGAGGACGCCGAGGAGATTCAGGTGACGACGCCAGCGGGCACCGACATCACGTTCGAACCCGGCGAGCGCGAGTGGCGCGACGACACCGGCATCGTCCACGACCCCGGCGCGTTCTCGAATCTGCCCGCTGGCGAGGTGTTCGTCTCCCCGGAGAACGCGAACGGCACGTTCGTCGTGGACGGAACGATGATGCCCCACGAACTGCTCGACGAGGGCCAGGAACTCCGATTCGAGGTCGAGGACGGGTTCGTCACGAGCATCTCGGACGACGACGTGCGCGAGCAGGTCGAAACCGCGAGTGAGGAAGTCGGGCAGGACGCGTACAACCTCGCGGAACTCGGCATCGGCACGAACGTCGCGGTCACCGACCTCGTCGGCAGCGTCCTGCTCGACGAGAAGGCCGCCGGCACCGTCCACATCGCCATCGGCGACGACGCCGGCATCGGCGGCGACACGGACGCCCCTCTCCACCTCGACGGCATCATCCGCGAGCCAACAGTCTACGCCGATGGTGAGGAAATCGACCTCCCCCAGGCCTGA